The sequence CCGGCGATGCCTTGACCAGGCTGCGGATCGACGACTGCGCCCGTGCGAATTCTGCTAGCGGCTCCAGCGTCTGGCGGACGGCCTCGACCGCGCGACCGCTCATCGTCGGCGAGCCGGACACCACGCCCGCAACCATCGGCCCGGCCGTCACTTTTCGAGCGAACAGCACCTCGCCCAACTCCGACACGTCTGCCCGACAACACAAGACGTTCCGTTGTTTCGCGGCGTCGCCCACGCTCGCGTTGGCGGCCGGATCGTCCGTCGCGGCCACGACGAGGTTCGCGCCATCGACGTCATTCGGCTCAAACGGACGAAGTTCGACGGACGCCTCTGCCGGAAGTGTGGCGCGCTGCTGGATCGTCACGACGCGGACCGTCGCCCCGGCCTCGACCAGCGACGTGGCTCGTCGTGCTCCGACCGCCCCGCCGCCGACGATCAGCACGCGAAGGCCCGGCCCGTTCAACACGATCGGCACGGCCTGCTGCGGGTCCACGGTGTCAATGTACGTTCTTCGACAAAGCCTCTGAAGGCTCGGCACCGCCTTCGCTGTAGCGTTCGTCATGAGCGATCTGCCCAAACGGCCCTTCGGTAAGACCGGCCTCGATGTCTCCGTCCTCGGTTACGGCACGGCCCCGGCGTCCTTCCTGAAGGAGCACAGCGATGACGTCGTCGCCCTGGTCAACAAGCTGCTCGACAGCGGCGTCAACGTCCTCGACACCGCCACCGGCTATCCAGGCAGCCAGGCCTTCTTGGGCGACAATCTGAAGGGACGCCGCGACGAGTTCGTCCTGGTCAGCAAGGTCGGAAGCGCCGGCAACCCGTCGAGCTTCACCCCGGATCGAGTCCACAAAGACGTCGACAACGCGCTCAAGCTGCTCAAGACGGACCGCGTCGACGTGATGCTGCTCCACTCCTGCCCGCTGGACGTGCTCGAGGCGGACGAGGCGCTCGGTGCACTCGTCGAGGCAC is a genomic window of Planctomycetota bacterium containing:
- a CDS encoding NAD(P)-dependent oxidoreductase; this translates as MDPQQAVPIVLNGPGLRVLIVGGGAVGARRATSLVEAGATVRVVTIQQRATLPAEASVELRPFEPNDVDGANLVVAATDDPAANASVGDAAKQRNVLCCRADVSELGEVLFARKVTAGPMVAGVVSGSPTMSGRAVEAVRQTLEPLAEFARAQSSIRSLVKASP